Proteins from a genomic interval of Clostridium cochlearium:
- a CDS encoding threonine/serine exporter family protein, with product MVIYCLYAFLTSLGFGIIFNVKGKNLFLTALGGGLGWAIYLISNKYNCSEIFSYFNATIFISTYSEIVARKFKAPVTVFLASSLIPLVPGSGMYYTMFECITGNINAALSIGLTTLSIAGALATGMILVSSFTRLITSKKKVYYPKELTLIKESVKR from the coding sequence ATGGTTATTTATTGTTTATACGCTTTTTTAACGTCTCTTGGTTTTGGCATTATTTTTAATGTTAAAGGAAAAAACTTATTTCTCACAGCTTTAGGTGGAGGTTTAGGCTGGGCAATATACCTTATATCTAATAAATACAATTGCTCAGAAATATTTAGTTATTTTAACGCTACAATATTTATATCCACCTATTCTGAAATTGTAGCAAGAAAATTCAAAGCTCCTGTTACTGTTTTCTTAGCTTCTTCTTTAATACCTTTAGTTCCTGGAAGCGGCATGTATTATACTATGTTTGAGTGCATTACTGGCAATATTAATGCAGCTCTATCTATAGGTCTTACTACATTATCAATTGCAGGAGCTTTAGCTACTGGGATGATATTGGTATCATCTTTTACTAGACTTATTACATCTAAGAAGAAAGTTTATTATCCAAAAGAACTTACACTAATAAAAGAGAGTGTAAAGAGATAG
- the hutH gene encoding histidine ammonia-lyase, translating into MTENREILLTGNDLTLEELVLVAREGYKVSLSEEAKKNVLESRKIIDDIVENEKVVYGVTTGFGEFCNVSISKEDCKTLQENLIRSHACGYGPKFSTDIVRAIMLTRANALSKGYSGIRIETLNTLISMLNAGVHPQIPEKGSLGASGDLAPLAHMVLPMLGLGEAEYKGEIMSGKEAMDKAGVPVIQLDAKEGLALINGTQVLTSTGALAVYDAIELLKVGDIAAALTMEALRGITDAFDARTHVIRAHEGQMATARNILKLVEGSTYVTRQAELRVQDAYSLRCVPQIHGASKDTIDYVKRKVEIEINSVTDNPIITREGDVISGGNFHGEPMAQPFDFLGIGAAEIANISERRLERLINHQLNDLPAFLAKHGGLNSGFMITQYAAAALVSENKILAHPASVDSIPSSANQEDLVSMGTIAARKARDIVDNAKRVLATEMMAACQAIDFRADKGFELGKGTKEAYKVIREALDFIEYDTDIQMYKELDKATELITSGKLLKAVEQVVELEH; encoded by the coding sequence ATGACTGAAAATAGAGAAATATTACTAACAGGAAACGATTTAACTCTTGAGGAACTTGTATTAGTGGCAAGAGAAGGTTATAAAGTATCTTTAAGTGAAGAAGCTAAAAAAAATGTATTAGAATCAAGAAAAATTATTGATGATATAGTAGAAAATGAAAAGGTTGTATATGGTGTAACTACAGGATTTGGTGAATTCTGTAATGTAAGTATATCAAAAGAAGATTGTAAAACATTACAAGAAAATCTTATTCGTTCACATGCTTGTGGATATGGACCAAAATTTTCTACAGATATAGTAAGAGCTATAATGCTAACAAGAGCAAATGCATTATCTAAAGGATATTCAGGAATAAGAATAGAAACATTAAATACATTAATATCAATGTTAAATGCAGGAGTACATCCACAAATACCTGAAAAGGGTTCACTAGGAGCATCAGGAGACTTAGCACCACTTGCTCACATGGTTTTACCAATGCTTGGACTTGGTGAAGCAGAATATAAAGGTGAAATAATGAGTGGTAAGGAAGCTATGGATAAAGCAGGAGTTCCTGTAATTCAGTTAGATGCAAAAGAAGGATTGGCATTAATAAATGGAACACAAGTATTAACATCAACAGGTGCATTAGCTGTATATGATGCCATAGAATTATTAAAGGTTGGAGATATTGCAGCAGCGCTAACTATGGAAGCATTAAGAGGAATAACAGATGCTTTTGACGCTAGAACTCATGTAATAAGAGCCCATGAAGGACAAATGGCTACAGCAAGAAACATATTAAAATTAGTTGAAGGAAGTACTTATGTAACTAGACAAGCAGAATTAAGAGTACAAGATGCTTATTCATTAAGATGTGTACCTCAAATTCATGGTGCTAGTAAAGACACTATTGACTATGTAAAGAGAAAAGTTGAAATAGAAATAAACTCAGTTACAGATAACCCAATAATAACAAGAGAAGGGGATGTAATATCCGGAGGTAATTTCCACGGAGAGCCAATGGCACAACCATTTGATTTCTTGGGAATAGGAGCAGCAGAAATTGCTAATATATCAGAAAGAAGATTGGAAAGATTAATAAATCATCAATTAAATGATTTACCAGCTTTCTTAGCAAAACATGGTGGATTAAACTCAGGATTTATGATTACTCAATATGCGGCAGCAGCTTTAGTATCAGAAAATAAAATTTTAGCTCACCCAGCATCAGTAGATTCCATCCCATCCTCAGCAAACCAAGAAGACTTAGTAAGTATGGGAACAATAGCAGCAAGAAAAGCAAGAGATATAGTTGACAATGCAAAAAGAGTATTAGCTACAGAAATGATGGCAGCATGTCAAGCAATAGACTTTAGAGCAGATAAAGGATTTGAACTTGGAAAAGGAACTAAAGAAGCTTATAAAGTAATAAGAGAAGCTTTAGATTTTATAGAATATGATACTGATATACAAATGTACAAAGAATTAGATAAAGCTACAGAATTGATAACTAGCGGAAAGTTATTAAAAGCTGTTGAACAAGTAGTAGAATTAGAACATTAA
- a CDS encoding aminoacyl-histidine dipeptidase yields MYSTVEDLGKHPVLSYFKDISNIPRGSGNEKEISDYFVKFAQERNLEVIQDEMLNVIIKKPATKGFENAPTVILQGHLDMVCEKNKGVDHNFEKDPLKLRIIDDMIYATDTTLGADNGIALAYALALIDSHEISHPNLEILLTTEEESTMKGAISVDGSLFEGKILINLDSEEEGKLLVSSAGGIDIEQVLPIEWEEVFGEYTCLNIYVKGLKGGHSGMAIDKGRGNSNKIMGRLLELLKGKFSYHIAEINGGSKVNAIPREAEVKLLINSDLKNDFIAEINTCEKVFKNEFRTADPDLCIYIKKLDYIPSKVFSKETTNKLIDTLILIPNGVNTMSQDIEGLVESSNNLGLVYNDDKDIFFESEIRSSVKSLKSDILIQTKTIAKLLECKFNTYMEYPEWIYNLDSRIRELCIRVYKEKYGKEPEIIACHAGIESSILIDKIEGLDAISIGPNIYEVHNPSEHISISSILRTWEFLLEILGNIKKY; encoded by the coding sequence ATGTATAGTACTGTTGAAGACTTAGGTAAACATCCAGTGTTAAGTTATTTTAAAGATATATCAAACATTCCTAGGGGATCAGGAAATGAAAAAGAAATTAGTGATTATTTTGTAAAATTTGCTCAAGAAAGAAATCTTGAAGTAATACAGGATGAAATGCTTAATGTAATCATAAAAAAACCAGCTACAAAAGGTTTTGAAAATGCTCCTACGGTAATTTTGCAAGGACATCTAGATATGGTATGTGAAAAAAATAAAGGGGTTGATCATAATTTTGAAAAAGACCCATTAAAACTTAGAATTATAGATGATATGATTTATGCTACAGATACCACTTTAGGTGCAGATAATGGAATTGCTTTAGCATATGCATTAGCTTTAATAGACTCACATGAAATATCTCATCCCAATTTAGAAATTTTATTAACTACAGAAGAGGAAAGTACAATGAAAGGTGCGATTTCTGTAGATGGGAGTTTGTTTGAAGGTAAAATATTAATTAATCTTGATTCAGAAGAAGAAGGAAAGTTGTTAGTTAGTAGTGCCGGAGGAATAGATATTGAACAAGTGCTTCCAATAGAATGGGAGGAAGTATTTGGAGAGTATACATGTTTAAATATATACGTTAAAGGGCTAAAAGGCGGACACTCAGGTATGGCAATAGATAAAGGTAGAGGAAATTCTAATAAAATTATGGGAAGACTTTTAGAATTACTGAAAGGTAAATTTAGTTATCATATAGCTGAGATAAATGGGGGATCAAAGGTAAATGCAATTCCGAGGGAAGCAGAAGTAAAACTTCTAATAAATTCTGATCTTAAAAATGATTTTATAGCTGAAATAAATACATGTGAAAAAGTGTTTAAAAATGAATTTAGAACAGCAGATCCAGATTTATGTATATACATAAAAAAATTAGACTACATCCCAAGTAAAGTATTTTCTAAAGAAACCACGAATAAATTAATAGATACTCTTATATTAATTCCTAATGGTGTAAATACTATGAGTCAGGATATAGAAGGATTGGTTGAAAGTTCTAATAATTTAGGTTTGGTTTATAATGATGATAAAGATATATTTTTTGAAAGTGAAATAAGAAGTTCTGTAAAGAGTTTAAAATCAGATATATTGATTCAAACAAAAACCATTGCGAAATTGTTGGAATGCAAGTTTAATACTTACATGGAATACCCTGAATGGATATATAATCTTGATTCTAGAATTAGAGAATTATGTATAAGAGTATATAAAGAAAAGTATGGTAAAGAACCAGAGATAATAGCTTGTCATGCTGGTATAGAAAGCAGTATTTTAATTGATAAGATAGAAGGTCTTGACGCTATTTCTATAGGACCTAATATCTATGAAGTTCATAATCCAAGTGAACACATTAGCATTTCTTCTATATTAAGAACGTGGGAATTTTTGCTAGAAATATTAGGAAATATTAAAAAATATTAA
- a CDS encoding threonine/serine ThrE exporter family protein: MNIDKILHLVTYAGQIMLENGAETYRVEETMKLICNSYEIFNTDIFVIPTSIIISVSFDNGQTLTKVKRIQSRTVDLDKVSKVNDLSRKICTDHIPLNIVEESLNTINSNNKYNDFMQIFAFSIVAGFFTLFFGGNFKDFFVSLFIGALLQIISLRLSQIEANTFFVNILCGSLTTFIAHFSTTIGFGNSMNKIIIGSLMPLVPGLSITNAIRDIIAGELVSGLSKLTEAFLIAAAIAIGAGITLSFGINFL; this comes from the coding sequence ATGAACATTGATAAAATTCTTCATTTAGTAACTTATGCAGGTCAAATAATGCTTGAAAACGGAGCTGAAACATATCGTGTAGAAGAAACTATGAAACTAATCTGCAATTCTTATGAAATATTTAATACGGATATCTTTGTTATACCTACTAGTATAATCATCTCTGTATCATTCGATAATGGACAAACTTTAACTAAAGTAAAAAGAATACAAAGTAGAACAGTGGATCTAGATAAAGTTTCTAAAGTTAATGATCTCTCACGAAAAATATGTACAGATCATATTCCTTTGAATATAGTAGAAGAATCATTAAATACTATAAATTCTAATAATAAATATAATGATTTTATGCAAATTTTTGCTTTTTCAATAGTAGCAGGTTTTTTTACATTGTTTTTTGGTGGAAATTTTAAAGATTTCTTTGTATCCCTTTTTATTGGAGCTCTATTACAAATTATATCCTTAAGATTATCTCAAATTGAAGCTAATACTTTTTTTGTTAATATATTATGTGGATCATTAACCACCTTTATTGCACATTTCAGTACTACTATTGGATTTGGCAATAGCATGAACAAAATAATAATAGGTTCTTTAATGCCTTTAGTTCCTGGTCTCTCCATAACAAATGCTATACGGGACATCATAGCTGGTGAATTGGTATCAGGTCTTTCTAAACTTACTGAAGCTTTTTTAATCGCTGCTGCTATAGCTATAGGTGCTGGAATTACATTATCATTTGGAATTAACTTTTTATAG
- the hutH gene encoding histidine ammonia-lyase, with protein MKNIKEVVLTGNDLTLEELVLVAREGYKVSLSEEAKKNVLESRKIIDDIVENEKVVYGVTTGFGEFCNVSISKEDCKTLQENLIRSHACGYGPKFSTDIVRAIMLTRANALSKGYSGIRIETLNTLISMLNAGVHPQIPEKGSLGASGDLAPLAHMVLPMLGLGEAEYKGEIMSGKEAMDKAGVPVIQLDAKEGLALINGTQVLTSTGALAVYDAIELLKVGDIAAALTMEALRGITDAFDARTHVIRAHEGQMATARNILKLVEGSTYVTRQAELRVQDAYSLRCVPQIHGASKDTIDYVKRKVEIEINSVTDNPIITREGDVISGGNFHGEPMAQPFDFLGIGAAEIANISERRLERLINHQLNDLPAFLAKHGGLNSGFMITQYAAAALVSENKILAHPASVDSIPSSANQEDLVSMGTIAARKARDIVDNAKRVLATEMMAACQAIDFRADKGFELGKGTKEAYKVIREALDFIEYDTDIQMYKELDKATELITSGKLLKAVEQVVELEH; from the coding sequence ATGAAAAATATAAAAGAGGTTGTGCTAACAGGAAACGATTTAACTCTTGAGGAACTTGTATTAGTGGCAAGAGAAGGTTATAAAGTATCTTTAAGTGAAGAAGCTAAAAAAAATGTATTAGAATCAAGAAAAATTATTGATGATATAGTAGAAAATGAAAAGGTTGTATATGGTGTAACTACAGGATTTGGTGAATTTTGTAATGTAAGTATATCAAAAGAAGATTGTAAAACATTACAAGAAAATCTTATTCGTTCACATGCTTGTGGATATGGACCAAAATTTTCTACAGATATAGTAAGAGCTATAATGCTAACAAGAGCAAATGCATTATCTAAAGGATATTCAGGAATAAGAATAGAAACATTAAATACATTAATATCAATGTTAAATGCAGGAGTACATCCACAAATACCTGAAAAGGGTTCACTAGGAGCATCAGGAGACTTAGCACCACTTGCTCACATGGTTTTACCAATGCTTGGACTTGGTGAAGCAGAATATAAAGGTGAAATAATGAGTGGTAAGGAAGCTATGGATAAAGCAGGAGTTCCTGTAATTCAGTTAGATGCAAAAGAAGGATTGGCATTAATAAATGGAACACAAGTATTAACATCAACAGGTGCATTAGCTGTATATGATGCCATAGAATTATTAAAGGTTGGAGATATTGCAGCAGCGCTAACTATGGAAGCATTAAGAGGAATAACAGATGCTTTTGACGCTAGAACTCATGTAATAAGAGCCCATGAAGGACAAATGGCTACAGCAAGAAACATATTAAAATTAGTTGAAGGAAGTACTTATGTAACTAGACAAGCAGAATTAAGAGTACAAGATGCTTATTCATTAAGATGTGTACCTCAAATTCATGGTGCTAGTAAAGACACTATTGACTATGTAAAGAGAAAAGTTGAAATAGAAATAAACTCAGTTACAGATAACCCAATAATAACAAGAGAAGGGGATGTAATATCCGGAGGTAATTTCCACGGAGAGCCAATGGCACAACCATTTGATTTCTTGGGAATAGGAGCAGCAGAAATTGCTAATATATCAGAAAGAAGATTGGAAAGATTAATAAATCATCAATTAAATGATTTACCAGCTTTCTTAGCAAAACATGGTGGATTAAACTCGGGATTTATGATTACCCAATATGCAGCGGCAGCTTTAGTATCAGAAAATAAAATTTTAGCTCACCCAGCATCAGTAGATTCCATTCCATCCTCAGCAAACCAAGAAGACTTAGTAAGTATGGGAACAATAGCAGCAAGAAAAGCAAGAGACATAGTTGACAATGCAAAAAGAGTATTAGCTACAGAAATGATGGCAGCATGCCAAGCAATAGATTTTAGAGCAGATAAAGGATTTGAACTTGGAAAAGGAACTAAAGAAGCTTATAAAGTAATAAGAGAAGCTTTAGATTTTATAGAATATGATACTGATATACAAATGTACAAAGAATTAGATAAAGCTACAGAATTGATAACTAGCGGAAAGTTATTAAAAGCTGTTGAACAAGTAGTAGAATTAGAACATTAA
- a CDS encoding Na+/H+ antiporter family protein, protein MILLNPVVISVIVMSALCLMKLNVLLAILLAAMTAGIAAGMPIGETMSTLIDGMGGNSETALSYVLLGTFAIAISKTGLATILAKKISQVVKGNKIAFTLIIAFVACFSQNLVPIHIAFIPILIPPLISLMNKMKLDRRAVACALTFGLKAPYVTLPVGFGLIFHNIIRDQMIQNGIEVTTGMIWRSMWIAGASMLVGLLLAVLIAYRKPREYEDIKVEGFSLDEEVEMTGKQWLALVGAAVAFVVQLKTGSLPLGALSGLIALIVTGSVKWNEIDEMIDGGLKMMALVAIVMLVAAGYGNVLRETGAVEALVSSAASVISTKATGAVIMLLVGLLVTMGIGTSFGTIPILAAIYCPLGLELGFSVPAIILLIGIASALGDAGSPASDSTLGPTSGLNIDGQHDHIWDTCVPTFIFYDIPLLIFGAIGSLML, encoded by the coding sequence ATGATATTGTTAAATCCGGTTGTAATATCTGTAATTGTAATGTCAGCTTTATGTTTGATGAAATTAAATGTTCTTTTGGCAATTTTATTAGCGGCTATGACGGCAGGGATAGCTGCAGGCATGCCAATTGGAGAAACTATGTCAACTCTTATAGATGGTATGGGAGGAAACTCAGAAACCGCATTAAGTTATGTATTACTTGGAACTTTTGCTATAGCTATAAGCAAAACAGGATTAGCTACTATATTAGCTAAAAAGATTTCACAGGTGGTAAAGGGAAATAAAATCGCATTTACATTAATAATAGCTTTTGTAGCTTGTTTCTCTCAAAACCTTGTACCTATTCATATAGCATTTATTCCTATATTAATACCACCATTAATTTCTTTAATGAATAAGATGAAACTAGATAGAAGAGCTGTAGCTTGTGCTCTTACTTTTGGACTTAAAGCACCTTATGTAACATTACCAGTAGGTTTTGGACTTATATTCCACAATATTATAAGAGACCAAATGATTCAAAATGGCATTGAAGTTACTACAGGTATGATTTGGAGATCTATGTGGATTGCAGGAGCATCTATGTTAGTTGGATTACTATTAGCTGTACTAATAGCTTATAGAAAACCAAGAGAATATGAAGATATAAAAGTAGAAGGATTTAGTTTAGATGAAGAAGTTGAAATGACAGGTAAACAATGGTTAGCACTTGTAGGTGCAGCAGTGGCTTTTGTTGTGCAACTTAAAACAGGATCATTACCATTGGGAGCTTTATCAGGTTTAATAGCATTAATAGTTACTGGTTCAGTAAAATGGAATGAAATAGATGAAATGATTGATGGCGGACTTAAAATGATGGCATTAGTAGCAATTGTAATGTTAGTAGCAGCAGGATACGGAAATGTTTTAAGAGAAACAGGAGCAGTTGAAGCATTGGTAAGTTCAGCGGCTTCAGTAATAAGCACTAAAGCTACAGGAGCAGTTATTATGTTATTAGTTGGATTGTTAGTAACAATGGGAATAGGAACATCTTTTGGTACAATTCCTATTTTAGCAGCTATATATTGTCCATTAGGATTAGAATTAGGATTTAGCGTTCCAGCTATTATATTACTAATAGGTATAGCTTCAGCATTAGGAGATGCAGGATCACCAGCTTCAGATAGTACATTAGGGCCAACATCAGGACTTAATATAGACGGACAACATGATCATATTTGGGATACTTGCGTACCAACATTTATATTCTATGATATACCTTTATTAATATTTGGTGCAATAGGATCATTAATGTTATAA
- a CDS encoding AbgT family transporter, with product MKSVLETDEKIKVPKKSRFDKFLDRVEVIGNKMPDPVTLFLGLSLLVMIISWLAADITVINPSTKETAKVVNLMTKDGIRKLLMESVNEFQKFPPLGMVLVVMLGAGVAEKSGLMSAAMENTIRKVPKQLVTATVILISVLSDGAGDAGFVLLPPLAATMFWTIGRNPLVGMFVAYAGVTGGFGANLIVNMTDVLVAGFTIPAAKLIDPNFNSTPAMNIIFMICSTVILVVAGVYVTEKIISPRFEGKEIDEEHGNQHIQIGEKEKKALKWAGISIIIIVLIVIALCLGKNALLADPETGSLLAWESPLMQGLIPIMTIAFLIPGIIYGKMTGSIKNDKDVVNMMAESMKDMGGFIVLSCVAAIFIALFSWSNLGIVLAVKGTEFLQNSGINGVGIIVGFIILESFINIFIGSASAKWAIMAPIFVPMLMLMGYNPAVTQMAFRIGDSITNPISPLFEFFPLMIVLMRKYDKKAGMGTLISNMLPYSIVFGVLWTILLIIFIVFNIPLGPGGAIKYIIP from the coding sequence TTGAAAAGTGTATTAGAGACAGATGAAAAAATAAAAGTTCCGAAAAAAAGTAGATTTGATAAGTTCTTGGATAGGGTTGAGGTCATTGGAAATAAGATGCCAGATCCAGTAACTTTATTTTTAGGATTATCTCTTTTAGTTATGATAATATCATGGCTAGCAGCAGATATAACTGTTATAAATCCATCAACAAAAGAAACAGCTAAAGTAGTTAATCTTATGACAAAAGATGGCATTAGAAAACTACTTATGGAATCAGTAAATGAGTTTCAAAAGTTTCCACCATTAGGTATGGTACTTGTGGTTATGTTAGGAGCAGGAGTAGCAGAGAAATCTGGTTTAATGTCAGCTGCTATGGAAAATACCATAAGAAAAGTACCTAAGCAATTGGTAACAGCAACAGTTATTTTAATATCGGTATTATCAGATGGAGCTGGAGATGCAGGTTTTGTATTATTACCACCTCTAGCAGCAACTATGTTTTGGACCATAGGTAGAAATCCATTAGTAGGTATGTTTGTAGCTTATGCAGGAGTAACTGGTGGTTTTGGAGCTAATTTAATAGTAAATATGACGGATGTGTTAGTAGCAGGTTTTACTATTCCAGCGGCAAAGTTAATAGACCCGAACTTTAATTCTACACCAGCTATGAACATAATTTTTATGATATGTTCAACAGTTATATTGGTAGTAGCAGGTGTATATGTAACTGAAAAAATTATATCACCTAGATTTGAGGGTAAAGAAATAGATGAAGAGCATGGTAATCAACATATACAAATAGGGGAAAAAGAAAAGAAAGCTTTAAAATGGGCTGGAATTTCAATTATAATAATAGTTTTAATAGTAATAGCATTATGCTTAGGGAAAAATGCATTACTTGCAGATCCAGAAACAGGTTCGCTTTTAGCATGGGAATCTCCACTTATGCAAGGGCTTATTCCTATAATGACAATTGCATTTTTAATTCCAGGAATAATATATGGGAAAATGACAGGAAGTATAAAAAATGATAAAGATGTTGTTAACATGATGGCAGAATCTATGAAGGATATGGGAGGATTTATAGTATTATCTTGTGTAGCAGCCATATTTATAGCATTGTTTTCTTGGAGTAATTTAGGAATAGTTCTAGCAGTGAAAGGTACAGAATTTCTTCAAAATTCAGGTATTAACGGAGTTGGAATTATAGTAGGTTTTATAATATTAGAATCTTTTATAAACATATTTATAGGAAGTGCTTCAGCAAAATGGGCTATAATGGCTCCAATATTTGTACCTATGCTAATGTTAATGGGATATAATCCTGCTGTAACTCAAATGGCGTTTCGTATTGGAGACTCTATAACTAATCCTATATCTCCTTTATTTGAGTTTTTTCCATTAATGATAGTATTAATGCGTAAATATGATAAGAAAGCTGGTATGGGAACTTTAATCTCTAATATGTTACCTTATTCAATAGTTTTTGGGGTGTTATGGACAATATTGCTTATAATATTTATTGTATTTAATATTCCACTAGGACCAGGTGGAGCTATAAAATATATAATACCATAG